The window ACCCACCCCTGCTCTGCCCGGGGCCGAACATAGCGGTTTCGCGCCGGTTAACGGAGTTCGTCTGTGGTATGCGGAGTTTGGCCAGGGTCCGCCGGTCATCCTGCTCCACGGGGGTCTCGCCAATTCAAATTACTGGGGACTGCAGGTGCGAGCGTTGGCACCGACCTATCACGTCATCGTTCTGGACAGCCGTGGTCACGGACGCAGCTCGCGGAACGGTGCGCCGATTGGTTACGACGCGATGGCATCGGACGTGCTCGCTTTGATGGACTACCTTCACCTCGACAAGGCGGCCATCGTCGGATGGAGTGATGGAGCGATCATCGGCCTCGATATTACGATTCACCATCCCGAACGGGTCGCGCGGCTCTACGCTTTTGCGGCGAATTCAAATCCTTCCGGAGTGAAGGAGGTCAGCCGGAGCCCAGTCTTCACCGAGTTTACTGCACGCGCCGCCACCGAATACGCGCAACTCTCTTCTACTCCCGGTCAATTCAAACAGTTCGTCGGCGATATCGAGCACATGTGGGCGACTCA of the Candidatus Binataceae bacterium genome contains:
- a CDS encoding alpha/beta hydrolase, encoding MRRSFLLLMLAVASAVQSWAVYPWMVLPPTPALPGAEHSGFAPVNGVRLWYAEFGQGPPVILLHGGLANSNYWGLQVRALAPTYHVIVLDSRGHGRSSRNGAPIGYDAMASDVLALMDYLHLDKAAIVGWSDGAIIGLDITIHHPERVARLYAFAANSNPSGVKEVSRSPVFTEFTARAATEYAQLSSTPGQFKQFVGDIEHMWATQPDFTAAQLKGIALPVWIVDADHDEAIKRENTDLMASLIPGAGELILPEVSHFAFLQDPVMFNQTLLRFLSPTSR